GCTAATTCTTGCCAGCGACGACGTTCGCTTGAGGGCAAACCTATAGGGAATTTCCCAAAAGTCAGGCTGAGAAATTCACTAAAGCGATATTGTCTACCCATCAAGTCTGTAAAACCTTGTTCTGCTTCTATTGCCAAGGCTTTCTGCAATCTTATCCAATCTGGTTTGTCATTGGTCATTAGTCATTGGTCATTGGTCATTGGTCATTGGTTGTTCACAAAGGACAAAGGACTAGTTAATCATCATTCCAAATAGCGCGCCATGCTGCTTCAGCCTCAGCAATTGAACGTTCGCGCTGCTTTTTTTTATAGTCCTGTCCTAGTTTATTTAACTGAATTAAAATATTGCGAATTTGTTTGCGTGCAGAAGAGAGTTTAGGATCGGCAAATTCAATTTCACTCAATCTGAGGTTAATCGCCATCAGCCTTGTCAGTCCAGATTCCTCTGTATCCTGCTCATTTTCAATTTCAATTACTAAGTTTAATATGTTAGGCGGGCCAGGCATGACTTCGCCAGATGCTTCTGATGCGGCCGCAGCTACTTCTAAAATCGGTTCTGGTAACTTTTTGGGTAAGATACTAACTTTTTGCAGCAAAATATTGGCATCATGGGTAACTTTTTTCAGTGTATGTTGAATTAATTTCTCTAAGCTCTGTTGCCAAGCTACCAATTCCATCGGGTTAGAAGGATCGGTGAATTTGAGCGTTTTAGGAAAGTTGAGCCAGTCGCTTGCGGAGGATGCTTGCACAGGCGCGTTTCCCGACTTAAGAAGCCACTGCAAAGCAGAGGACAGTTGGGTGGGCGGATTTCCTGACTTGGGCAAACTGTCTGTTGGGGTTTCCCCCGTTGGAGACGGAATGCTTTCTTGGGGTATGGCAGGTGGCGTGTCTGTTGGCGTAATAGAAGGATTTTCTTCTATAGCAACCTTTTCCAAACTAATTTGAGATTGTGGATTTTTGTCATCATCCCCATCTCCCTCATCACCTGCATCTTCCTCAGCTACTTCCACCACCTCATCATCCAAAACTTCCTCAGTTACCTCCGCCACCTCATCCTGAGTTTCTTGATTATTAATGAAAGTCAGCAACTGTTCAGCTGCTTTCTGCCCTAACTTGCGGATTGCTTGTTGCAATTGTTGCCGCTGATTCAGTGACAAATTCAGGAATTTTTCGGGATAACCTTGAGTACAAAGGTGATAAGTTGCCAGAATCAACTGCTGGCGAACGGCTTGTCCTAAGATGCCTAAATAATTAGCATAAGCACTTTCAAGTTCTAGTGCGATCGCGCTTATCGCTTCTTTTAACAGTGCAATATCTCGATCAATTCGCTCGATTGCTCTAGCCATATCTTTTTTCGATAGCTCATCTAAACCTAATAGTGATACAAATGTACCTATCTATTTTAAGATAAACATTCTGAGAATTTGATATTTTGCGCAAAGTATAGCAAATCCCGATTATCGGCGACGAGAACCCCAACTTCTGCAATAAGTCGAGGATCTGAAGCTGTGAAATTCTCAAAAATAAAATACAGGCCAGCATAGTTTGCCTGACCTGTCTTTTCAAGAGTCATCTGTCTTTAGCCATTTGTTCTTAGTTCTAATTACAAATGACAAATGACAAATGACCCTTCGGGTTCACCAGTTGCTCATGAGGGAAACCCCCTACGTACCCGTCACTGGTTCACCAATAACAAAATTACTTAGTGCCCATCTGTGCAGCAACTTCCTCAGCAAAGTTACTTTCTTGCTTTTCAATGCCTTCACCTAAGACATAGCGCACAAAGCGTTTAATTTTGATGTCTTGACCTAGCTTAGACTTAACTTGCTTCACCAGGTCTTCCACAGAAATGCTCTGATCTCTAATGAAAGGTTGATCTAGCAAAGCAAATTCTTTCAGGCGTTTTTCAATCCGTCCCTGAACAATCTTTTCTTTGATGTTCTGGGGTTTGTTAGCTAAATCATCCCGCCCCATTTCAACTTCTGTTTCTCTAGCAGCAACTTCGGCAGGGATTTCGTCTACACTGACATACTCGACATTCGGGCAAGCAGCTACTTGCATAGCGGTGTTCCGTGCTAAACCTTGGAACTCTTCATTGCCAACTACAGCATCAGTTTCGGAGTCTACCTCAACCAAAACACCAACTCGACCGCCAGTGTGAATGTAGCTGTCTACTATGCCTGATTTGCCTTCTGCTATTGAAAAATTGACAAAGCGGCGTACCTTGATATTTTCACCCAAGGTAGTAATGATTTGCTTGATGAAGTCATCTACAGTTACGCTTGTATCTTCAATATAGGGTTGAGCCAATAAAGCCTCAACACTATCAACTGTGACTGCTTGCTTTGCCAGATTCTTAACTAGAGCCTTAAAAGCATCGTTACGGGCAACAAAATCGGTTTGGCAGTTGACTTCTATCAGTACACCCACCTGAGATCCAGGCTTGATATAGGTGTCTACTAGACCTTCTGCTGCAACGCGATCGCCTTTTGTACCTCCTTTAGCGATGCCCTTTTGCCGCAACCAATCTATGGCTTTTTCAAGGTCGCCATCATTTTCTTGTAGTGCTTTTTTGCAGTCCATCATGCCAGCATTGGTTTTTTGGCGTAGCTCTTGGACTAGTTTTGCTGATATTTCCGCCATGTTGCCTCAATTCCTACTTGACCTCGAATTTTAATCGCTCACGGGTGTTGAGTATTTCTATCTTACTCAGGGCTGAAGAAACTATGAAGTCTGAAGTCTGAAGTATGAAATTTTATTTTTCATACTTCATCCTTTATCTTTTACCTATTCTTCTTCTTCGTCATCGCTTGCATATGTACCAGACAACTCGGTGTCATCATAGTCATAATCTTCTTCAGCGCCTTCGTAATCTTCATAGTCATCTTCCACATCTAGTTGACCATGACGACCTTCATAAATTGCATCCGCCAATTTGCCGACGATCAGCTTAATCGATCTGATAGCGTCGTCATTTGCTGGGATGGGGATATCTACTACATCGGGGTCACAGTTTGTATCCAACATCGATACAATCGGAATTCCCAATTTTTGGCATTCTTGAACTGCGTTATACTCCCGCCGTTGGTCTACAATCACCACCACATCGGGAACTTTGCGCATGGTTTTAATCCCGCCCAAATACTTCTGAAGCTTCGCCATTTCTCGGCGTAACATTGAGGCTTCTTTCTTGGGCAATAAATCCAATGCTCCGCTTTCTTCACGGCGTTCCAGATCTTTGAGGCGTTCTACTCTGGTTTTGATAGTCGCCCAGTTGGTCAGCATTCCACCTAACCAACGTTGGTTGATGTAGTGGGAACCGCAACGACTAGCTTCTTGGGCAATAATACCCGCCGCTTGCCGCTTAGTGCCAACAAACAGGAATTTTTTCCCTTGTTCGGCTTGGGTACGCATATAAGTATATGCATCTTCCATCAACTGGGCAGTTTGCACCAAGTCGATAATGTGTACACCATTGCGGGAAGTATAAATGTAAGGAGACATTTTTGGGTTCCAACGCCGGGTCTGATGCCCAAAGTGAACCCCTGACTCCATCATCTGAGCCAATGAAACGACTGGCATATTTTTTTAACTCCGATTCGGGTTAAACCTCCACTCAGGCGTATTTCCCAACAAGGAAACACCCGAA
The genomic region above belongs to Calothrix sp. NIES-2098 and contains:
- a CDS encoding translation elongation factor Ts; protein product: MAEISAKLVQELRQKTNAGMMDCKKALQENDGDLEKAIDWLRQKGIAKGGTKGDRVAAEGLVDTYIKPGSQVGVLIEVNCQTDFVARNDAFKALVKNLAKQAVTVDSVEALLAQPYIEDTSVTVDDFIKQIITTLGENIKVRRFVNFSIAEGKSGIVDSYIHTGGRVGVLVEVDSETDAVVGNEEFQGLARNTAMQVAACPNVEYVSVDEIPAEVAARETEVEMGRDDLANKPQNIKEKIVQGRIEKRLKEFALLDQPFIRDQSISVEDLVKQVKSKLGQDIKIKRFVRYVLGEGIEKQESNFAEEVAAQMGTK
- a CDS encoding 30S ribosomal protein S2, which produces MPVVSLAQMMESGVHFGHQTRRWNPKMSPYIYTSRNGVHIIDLVQTAQLMEDAYTYMRTQAEQGKKFLFVGTKRQAAGIIAQEASRCGSHYINQRWLGGMLTNWATIKTRVERLKDLERREESGALDLLPKKEASMLRREMAKLQKYLGGIKTMRKVPDVVVIVDQRREYNAVQECQKLGIPIVSMLDTNCDPDVVDIPIPANDDAIRSIKLIVGKLADAIYEGRHGQLDVEDDYEDYEGAEEDYDYDDTELSGTYASDDEEEE